A genomic region of Spea bombifrons isolate aSpeBom1 chromosome 9, aSpeBom1.2.pri, whole genome shotgun sequence contains the following coding sequences:
- the LOC128505161 gene encoding sporozoite surface protein 2-like, which translates to MKGDLKRSLGDTKEPHLTADSKRRPTERLLYRGPGKSKSPPRGIWLSVKKRTGAGSPELRMLRAPGARISPGFAGRISHEGGNRSQTPPPTLQKNLYFTRKEQRISQATGLGLEPARRSHHLNPPRQSGETHRIPQQDSPAKPTEYPNETIRRNPPNTPPRQSGKTHRIPRDNPAKPTEYPNETIRQNPPNTPPRQSGKTHRIPQQDSPAKPTEYPNETIRRNPPNTPPRQSGKTHRIPRDNPAKPTEYPNETIRQNPPNTPPRQSGKTHRIPQRDNPAKPTEYPTETIRQNPPNTPPRQSGKTHRIPQRDNPVKPTEYPNETIR; encoded by the coding sequence ATGAAGGGAGATTTAAAACGCAGCCTCGGTGACACAAAGGAGCCACATCTCACCGCGGACAGCAAACGGCGTCCCACGGAACGGCTGCTATACAGAGGGCCGGGGAAAAGCAAATCCCCCCCCCGGGGTATATGGCTCAGCGTGAAGAAGAGGACCGGGGCAGGATCTCCAGAACTGAGGATGCTGCGAGCTCCGGGTGCAAGGATTTCCCCGGGCTTTGCTGGTCGCATTTCACATGAAGGGGGGAACAGATCCCAAACCCCCCCTCCTACCCTCCAAAAAAACCTCTACTTTACGCGAAAGGAGCAACGAATATCGCAAGCAACAGGTCTGGGTCTGGAACCGGCGCGCCGATCGCACCATCTAAACCCACCGAGACAATCCGGCGAAACCCACCGAATACCCCAACAAGACAGTCCGGCGAAACCCACCGAATACCCCAACGAGACAATCCGGCGAAACCCACCGAATACCCCACCGAGACAATCCGGAAAAACCCACCGAATACCCCGAGACAATCCGGCAAAACCCACCGAATACCCCAACGAGACAATCCGGCAAAACCCACCGAATACCCCACCGAGACAATCCGGCAAAACCCACCGAATACCCCAACAAGACAGTCCGGCGAAACCCACCGAATACCCCAACGAGACAATCCGGCGAAACCCACCGAATACCCCACCGAGACAATCCGGAAAAACCCACCGAATACCCCGAGACAATCCGGCAAAACCCACCGAATACCCCAACGAGACAATCCGGCAAAACCCACCGAATACCCCACCGAGACAATCCGGCAAAACCCACCGAATACCCCAACGAGACAATCCGGCGAAACCCACCGAATACCCCACCGAGACAATCCGGCAAAACCCACCGAATACCCCACCGAGACAATCCGGCAAAACCCACCGAATACCCCAACGAGACAATCCGGTGAAACCCACCGAATACCCCAACGAGACAATCCGGTGA